TGCGTCCTCGGCGGTCATGATCCCTCCGACGCCGATGATCGGCACCCGGCCGCCGGTGGCGCGAAAGAGCACGCGGACCGCGTCGGTCGCGAGACGCCGTACCGGCGCGCCGCTGAGGCCGCCGGACTCGCGTCCACGCGGGCTGTGTAGCCCGTCGCGACGCACCGTGGTGTTCGTCGCCACCAGCCCGTGGGCGCGTCCGCGAATCGCATCCGCGATCGCCTCCAGCTCGTCCGGGGCCATGTCGGGCGCCACCTTCACGAACAGCGGCTTCTCCCCGAGGCTGCGGTTGCGGGCGGCGAGCGCTTCAAGAAGGGGCACCGCGGCGTCCCGCGTCTGCAGCGCCCGCAGCCCCGGCGTGTTCGGCGAGGAGAGGTTGACGACGATGAAATCCGCGTGCGCATGCAGGCGGTCCAACGCGCCCACGTAGTCGTCCGCCGCCTGCTCGAGCGGCGTCGTCTTGTTCTTGCCGATGTTGACCGCGAGCGGGATCGGGTACGCGCCCGTGCGACGCGCCCGCGCGATGCGCTCCGCCACGACCCCGGCCCCCGGGGAGTTGAATCCGAGACGGTTGATCAGCGCGTCATCCTCCGGCAGCCGGAAGACCCGGGGCCGCGGGTTGCCCGGTTGAGGGCGAGGCGTGACGGTCCCCACCTCGACGAACCCGAACCCGAGCCTGGGCCACGCCCACAGCGCGCGGCCGGCCTTGTCGCAGCCCGCGGCGAGGCCCACCGGGGATGCGAACCGCAGCCCGCACACCTCGACCGCGAGCCGCGGGTCCACGGCCGGCGGCGCGGCGGTACGGGCCCACACCCACCCCGCAAGGCTCAGCGAGGCCAGCGCGAGATCGTGGCTGCGCTCGGGATCCATGCGAAAGAGCAGGGGCTTCACGAGCCGGTTGTACATCACCGATCGGGCGCCGGCGACTCCACTGCTCGCGCGACGCCGCGCGGAGGCCGGGAACCCGGCGCGACCACGCCGCCGCGCCGGCCTAGCCGGCGCCCTCCAGCT
The sequence above is drawn from the bacterium genome and encodes:
- a CDS encoding quinone-dependent dihydroorotate dehydrogenase, producing MYNRLVKPLLFRMDPERSHDLALASLSLAGWVWARTAAPPAVDPRLAVEVCGLRFASPVGLAAGCDKAGRALWAWPRLGFGFVEVGTVTPRPQPGNPRPRVFRLPEDDALINRLGFNSPGAGVVAERIARARRTGAYPIPLAVNIGKNKTTPLEQAADDYVGALDRLHAHADFIVVNLSSPNTPGLRALQTRDAAVPLLEALAARNRSLGEKPLFVKVAPDMAPDELEAIADAIRGRAHGLVATNTTVRRDGLHSPRGRESGGLSGAPVRRLATDAVRVLFRATGGRVPIIGVGGIMTAEDAYEKIKAGAALVEGYTGFVYGGPGWPHRVTRGLVRLLERDGLGTLRDAVGVENG